The following proteins are encoded in a genomic region of Pelodictyon phaeoclathratiforme BU-1:
- a CDS encoding alpha/beta fold hydrolase, protein MKSTVKDQYFLWQFSPEQEAKIRYQEYGEDSEGKTPILFLHGYGGMIEHWDLNIPEFDRNHKIYAMDLIGFGKSQKPNVRYCLELFASQIETFLFLKKLDSIIIVGHSMGAASGVYFAHHKPEKVKALILVNPSGLFADTMDGMSSLFFGLVASPLIGEMLLAAFANPVAVGQSLTPTYFNQNKVDEKLINQFTRPLQDKGAQFSYLSPSKRPLDFRLDHLAKPCNYNGPAYLVWGAEDVALPPHKIIPEFQQLLPQAGAFIIPKASHCIHHDAHEAFNKRLARILDLLE, encoded by the coding sequence ATGAAGAGCACCGTAAAAGATCAATATTTTCTCTGGCAATTCTCCCCTGAGCAGGAGGCAAAAATCCGATACCAGGAGTATGGAGAAGATAGCGAGGGAAAAACCCCTATTCTTTTTCTTCATGGGTACGGAGGGATGATTGAACACTGGGATCTGAATATCCCTGAATTTGACCGTAATCACAAAATCTATGCCATGGATTTGATTGGTTTCGGCAAGTCACAGAAACCCAATGTACGTTACTGTCTGGAACTCTTCGCTTCACAGATCGAGACCTTTCTCTTCTTAAAAAAACTTGATTCGATCATTATTGTTGGCCACTCGATGGGCGCTGCGAGCGGAGTCTATTTTGCTCACCACAAGCCAGAAAAAGTCAAGGCGCTTATTCTTGTCAACCCTTCCGGCCTTTTTGCCGACACGATGGATGGCATGAGCTCTCTCTTTTTTGGACTTGTCGCCTCCCCGCTCATTGGAGAGATGCTTCTTGCTGCTTTTGCGAACCCGGTTGCCGTTGGTCAAAGCCTTACACCAACGTACTTTAACCAAAACAAGGTTGATGAAAAACTGATAAACCAGTTTACCCGACCCCTTCAGGACAAGGGGGCTCAATTCTCTTACCTTTCGCCGTCAAAAAGACCGCTTGATTTCAGGCTCGACCACCTTGCAAAACCCTGCAACTACAACGGCCCAGCCTATCTTGTTTGGGGAGCGGAAGATGTTGCACTCCCGCCACATAAAATCATCCCTGAATTTCAGCAACTTCTGCCACAGGCTGGAGCATTCATCATTCCGAAAGCATCACATTGTATCCACCATGATGCCCATGAAGCGTTTAACAAGCGACTGGCACGGATACTTGACCTTCTTGAGTAA
- a CDS encoding RrF2 family transcriptional regulator yields the protein MLQVSRKFEYGLHAVTYLATKGVGRVVTVKEMADEIGFSQEFLSKAMQSLKRAGIATSVQGVKGGYTLGKTMDEITVADIAIAIEGKPHLVRCGVTPDSCEIFSSCHHRGYLNNLQYKIQELLTATTLHSLLDEIKP from the coding sequence ATGCTTCAGGTTTCCAGGAAATTTGAATATGGACTTCATGCGGTTACCTATCTGGCAACAAAGGGTGTGGGTAGGGTTGTGACCGTAAAGGAGATGGCCGATGAGATCGGCTTTTCACAGGAGTTCCTTTCCAAGGCTATGCAAAGTCTCAAACGGGCAGGTATCGCCACCTCTGTGCAGGGCGTAAAAGGAGGTTATACCCTTGGCAAGACGATGGATGAAATTACTGTTGCCGATATTGCGATTGCCATTGAAGGGAAGCCGCATCTGGTTCGCTGTGGTGTGACTCCGGATAGCTGTGAAATTTTTTCCTCCTGTCATCACCGCGGTTATCTGAATAACCTGCAGTACAAGATACAGGAGCTTCTGACTGCGACTACCTTGCACTCTCTTCTTGATGAGATCAAGCCGTGA
- the uvrA gene encoding excinuclease ABC subunit UvrA yields the protein MTTHRLNYSAAAETSLPDIVLKGINTHNLRNISVCIPRNRFVVLTGVSGSGKSSLAFDTLYAEGHRRYVESLSAYVRQFLERMPRPDIASVEGIAPAIAIEQKPIPKNPRSTVGTVSEIYDYLRLLYARIGKIYSRDTNELVLKHTPDDVSLQAGFFEEGTKFYAGFFFPAHQDAGHHTCPVQDEIANLLKKGFFRVVAGEEMLDLNQESACKRVLEMPNSERSSLLVLVDRFVARHDEKVFGRISQAAESCFNESGGYAVLKVVGGKTFIFSDRLELNGIEYQEPSPQLFAFNSPIGACTTCQGFGRIAGIDEDAVVPNKSLSLEEGAIACWNSEKYRWNLRDLLDCADDLGIPIDVPYEKLSYEQKEIIWKGTADERYTGIWPFFAEIEKDAGYKMHYRVFLSRYRGYATCPDCEGSRLNPDARLVRVSGRHIGEVSRMNIADASDFFRNLNISPFDRKVAEVILQEIIKRLGYLLDVGLNYLTLDRLTHTLSGGEFQRINLSTSLGSPLVGAIYILDEPSIGLHQSDSARLITLLRKLRDLGNTVVVVEHDREIIEAADEVIDLGPYAGRLGGEVVFHGSIAAMKESGTSLTAQYLNGKRQIVVPVVRRKVDFSSCIEITGAMQNNLKNINVRFPLGVMTCVTGVSGSGKSTLVNDILNKGIMKEKVGLKEKVGTHRSISGAWLVDRVEHVDQSPIGKSSRSNPVTYLKIFDDIRTLFAQTKDARERGLKAGYFSFNIPGGRCETCAGEGSVHIEMQFLADIEAVCEDCSGLRYKAETLEVKYNGLSIAEVLALTVEEGITFFSKERGIAKKLLVLDEVGLGYIKLGQSSSTLSGGEAQRLKLASFIAHADVAHTLFIFDEPTTGLHFEDIKKLIGCFEKLLEQHNTLVVIEHNPDIIMQADWVIDLGPGAGDKGGALVAEGTPEEIALRKDSLTGRYLLPLCAP from the coding sequence ATGACCACTCATAGGCTCAATTATTCAGCAGCGGCTGAAACGAGTCTGCCGGATATCGTTCTCAAAGGCATTAATACCCATAATCTCCGCAATATTTCGGTTTGTATTCCGCGGAATCGTTTTGTTGTGCTGACTGGTGTCAGCGGATCGGGCAAATCAAGCCTTGCCTTCGATACTCTTTATGCGGAAGGTCACCGTCGTTATGTGGAATCCCTGTCAGCCTATGTGCGTCAGTTTCTTGAACGTATGCCTCGTCCGGATATTGCAAGTGTTGAAGGAATTGCTCCGGCAATAGCTATTGAGCAGAAACCCATTCCGAAAAATCCTCGCTCTACTGTTGGTACGGTGTCGGAGATCTATGACTATCTCCGCCTGCTTTATGCCCGCATCGGCAAAATTTATTCTCGTGATACCAACGAACTTGTTTTAAAGCATACTCCCGATGATGTGAGTCTGCAGGCTGGATTTTTTGAGGAGGGCACGAAATTTTATGCCGGTTTTTTTTTCCCGGCTCATCAGGATGCAGGGCACCATACTTGTCCGGTCCAGGATGAAATAGCAAATCTTCTGAAAAAAGGCTTTTTTCGTGTGGTTGCAGGGGAGGAGATGCTTGATCTCAACCAGGAATCGGCCTGCAAGCGGGTGCTTGAGATGCCGAATTCCGAACGTTCATCTCTTCTTGTACTCGTCGATCGTTTTGTGGCGCGGCATGACGAGAAAGTATTTGGCCGTATTTCACAGGCTGCCGAGAGCTGTTTCAATGAATCCGGAGGGTATGCTGTCCTGAAGGTTGTTGGAGGAAAAACCTTCATTTTCAGTGATCGGCTTGAACTGAACGGGATTGAATATCAGGAGCCCTCTCCCCAGCTTTTTGCCTTTAATTCCCCGATTGGTGCCTGCACAACCTGCCAGGGGTTTGGACGTATTGCCGGTATTGATGAGGATGCAGTGGTGCCAAACAAATCACTTTCGCTTGAAGAGGGTGCCATTGCCTGCTGGAATTCGGAAAAGTATCGCTGGAATCTCAGGGATCTTCTTGACTGTGCGGATGATCTTGGTATCCCGATTGATGTGCCGTATGAAAAGCTCTCATACGAGCAGAAGGAGATTATCTGGAAGGGTACTGCGGATGAACGGTATACGGGGATCTGGCCCTTTTTTGCTGAAATTGAGAAGGATGCCGGTTATAAAATGCACTACCGGGTCTTTTTGAGCCGTTATCGGGGCTATGCGACCTGTCCTGATTGCGAAGGGAGCCGCCTGAATCCTGATGCAAGGCTTGTCAGGGTTTCGGGCCGTCATATCGGTGAGGTTTCGCGCATGAATATTGCGGATGCCTCCGATTTCTTCCGGAATCTCAATATTTCACCCTTCGACCGCAAGGTGGCTGAGGTTATCTTGCAGGAAATTATCAAGCGCCTTGGTTATCTGCTTGATGTCGGATTGAACTATCTCACCCTTGATCGTCTGACTCATACCTTGAGTGGCGGTGAGTTTCAGCGTATCAATCTTTCAACATCCCTTGGTTCTCCGCTTGTTGGAGCAATCTATATTCTTGACGAACCGAGCATAGGGCTGCACCAGAGTGATTCTGCACGGTTGATCACGCTGCTCAGAAAGTTGCGTGACTTGGGTAATACCGTTGTTGTTGTTGAGCATGACCGCGAAATTATTGAGGCTGCCGACGAAGTTATTGACCTTGGCCCCTATGCAGGTCGTCTTGGCGGTGAGGTGGTTTTTCATGGCTCAATAGCGGCCATGAAGGAGTCTGGCACCTCTTTGACCGCCCAGTACCTCAACGGCAAGAGGCAGATTGTGGTGCCAGTGGTTCGCAGAAAGGTGGATTTCAGCTCCTGCATTGAAATCACCGGCGCCATGCAGAACAATCTGAAAAATATTAATGTTCGTTTTCCTCTTGGCGTCATGACCTGTGTGACCGGTGTGAGTGGTTCAGGCAAGTCCACTCTGGTTAATGATATTCTCAACAAGGGGATTATGAAGGAAAAGGTTGGATTGAAGGAGAAGGTGGGCACGCACCGCTCAATTTCGGGAGCATGGCTGGTCGATCGGGTTGAGCATGTTGACCAGTCACCCATTGGGAAATCAAGCCGCAGTAACCCCGTTACCTACCTGAAGATATTTGACGATATCCGCACCCTTTTTGCCCAGACAAAGGATGCCCGTGAGAGGGGGCTGAAGGCTGGGTATTTTTCCTTCAATATCCCTGGAGGACGTTGCGAAACTTGTGCAGGAGAGGGCAGTGTTCACATTGAGATGCAGTTTCTTGCCGATATAGAGGCTGTTTGTGAGGATTGCAGTGGTCTGCGTTACAAGGCCGAGACCCTCGAAGTGAAGTACAACGGGCTCTCTATTGCAGAGGTGCTTGCCCTCACGGTAGAAGAAGGGATCACTTTTTTCAGCAAAGAGAGGGGAATTGCAAAAAAACTTCTGGTGCTCGATGAAGTAGGGCTTGGCTATATCAAGCTTGGTCAGTCTTCAAGCACTCTATCCGGTGGTGAGGCCCAGCGCCTGAAGCTGGCAAGCTTTATTGCCCATGCGGATGTGGCGCATACCCTTTTTATTTTTGATGAGCCCACAACCGGTCTGCATTTTGAGGATATCAAAAAGTTGATCGGCTGTTTTGAAAAACTTCTCGAACAGCACAACACCCTTGTTGTTATCGAACACAATCCCGACATCATCATGCAGGCCGATTGGGTTATCGACCTTGGCCCGGGAGCTGGTGACAAAGGAGGTGCTCTTGTTGCGGAAGGAACGCCCGAAGAGATTGCTCTCAGAAAGGACTCTTTGACCGGGCGCTATCTCCTGCCTTTGTGTGCGCCTTAA
- the groES gene encoding co-chaperone GroES: MNLKPLSDRVIVKPAAAEEKTKGGLYIPDTGKEKPQYGEVVAVGAGKIADNGQLLEMQVKVGSKVLYGKYSGTEVSVEGEDYLIMRESDIFAILG; the protein is encoded by the coding sequence ATGAACTTGAAACCCTTATCTGATCGAGTTATTGTTAAGCCTGCAGCGGCGGAAGAAAAAACCAAAGGTGGCCTTTACATTCCTGATACCGGGAAAGAAAAACCGCAGTATGGTGAAGTTGTTGCTGTAGGAGCAGGTAAAATTGCCGATAATGGCCAGTTGCTTGAAATGCAGGTCAAAGTTGGCAGTAAAGTTTTGTATGGCAAGTATTCCGGTACAGAAGTAAGCGTCGAGGGTGAGGATTATCTCATCATGCGTGAGTCGGACATTTTTGCTATTCTTGGCTGA